A single region of the Chitinophaga niabensis genome encodes:
- a CDS encoding DEAD/DEAH box helicase: MSLPHLLKYVYNNGTDEVIRRGKRIFSTGGVELLEGDPVLKSATFRVKSDTHANYYKVSISKYHEPATMSVRCQCPYNLGDICRHEAAALFQLQEMLDRNHFESYETQYDQQHTLIKMKSIDLKTLKLLTSSPMMQDAETILRKTQAVIKAAKDEKVEAELKFEGKKYPLILQRNEERNFDTHCTCDEHEHPICVHKLALFLQLLHAHGPFYFDTLRNWDKEKNKLLSSYGYTLNDDLNGKFAFSYLNGKPFLRVLDPSIKKVEAPVAASKAEPPPEQETITVTRRLGVMLNANDKLFPYFQAELINGDANEDETEFVSLVTRLDLSKYVDFYQYKERDRELITPVRKIQHAEVSKFLNKNSPFAGIWENIMHENEDGLPMETMELIVEYLHPKIVKLFPILMEHRLVFLLREGQPFKTKNLQPLLVADEPLQPYFKADPVNDHVEVTAWVDIEGEPVNVFANQWASPMLFLYNGTIFHFKRPQDSINIMRYQQMNALKVPSAEWQDFLKDVMLPLGKDYAVQFDATLLAEVDDIIPETRVYLKEMGETFVIQPGFSYAGHEVEWNEESRITVQEANKVLVIHRNKEVENAFVAKLRTLHTNFNHLSNYNYFFLRSKEALKNNWFFLFFDALKEMDVRVFGFEQLRNFRFNPQKPVTNLQISSGIDWFDAQVEVLYGDQKVGIRDIKRALANKQNYVQLADGTLGLLPEEWLKKYSLLFKIGEEKDKGAGLKLSKYNFSVIDELYEFIDDDAILAELDEKRRKLLQFDEIRNVPLPKNVNANLRPYQESGFQWLNYLDEVKWGGILADDMGLGKTVQALTFIQHYKNENGQSMMLVVCPTTLIYNWENEIKKFTPGITYHIHHGPARIRAAEELQAFDVVITTYGTLRSDIQLLMKIQFDYVILDESQAIKNPQSKVTKAAQLLNTRNRIALSGTPMQNNTFDIYAQMNFLNPGMLGSVDFFRNEFATPIDKFQDEERKEHLKKLIYPFILRRTKEQVAKDLPDKIETVIFCEMDPEQRHIYDAYRNTYRSKILGVIEDQGMERSQLTILQGLMKLRQICDSPAILNETEKYPNHSVKLHELTREIAENSGHHKVLVFSQFLGMLGLIRERMTHMKIPYEYFDGSTSTVDREKAIQNFQNNDDCRVFLISLKAGGVGLNLTAADYVYIVDPWWNPAVEQQAIDRTHRIGQTKNIFAYRMICKDTVEEKILELQERKKSLVKDIIADDNGFIKKLSKEDVLYLFS, translated from the coding sequence TAAAGTTTCCATCAGCAAATATCACGAGCCCGCCACCATGAGTGTACGGTGCCAGTGCCCTTATAATTTAGGAGATATCTGCCGGCACGAAGCGGCCGCTCTTTTCCAGTTACAGGAAATGCTGGACAGGAATCATTTTGAATCTTACGAAACACAATATGATCAGCAGCACACGCTGATCAAAATGAAATCCATAGACCTTAAAACCCTCAAACTCCTTACCTCCAGCCCTATGATGCAGGATGCAGAAACCATCCTCCGCAAAACACAGGCTGTGATCAAAGCTGCCAAAGATGAAAAAGTAGAGGCAGAACTGAAGTTTGAAGGCAAAAAATATCCGCTCATCCTGCAACGCAACGAAGAGCGGAACTTCGATACCCATTGTACCTGCGATGAACATGAACATCCCATCTGCGTACATAAACTGGCCCTGTTCCTGCAACTGCTGCATGCACACGGACCATTTTATTTTGATACCCTCCGCAACTGGGATAAAGAAAAAAATAAACTCCTTTCCTCTTACGGATACACGCTGAACGACGACCTCAACGGGAAGTTTGCGTTCTCTTACCTCAACGGTAAACCCTTCCTCCGCGTACTGGACCCCAGTATCAAAAAAGTGGAAGCGCCCGTAGCGGCAAGTAAAGCAGAACCACCACCAGAGCAGGAAACCATTACGGTAACACGCAGGCTGGGCGTTATGCTCAACGCCAACGATAAACTGTTCCCTTACTTCCAGGCAGAACTGATCAACGGAGATGCCAATGAAGATGAAACAGAATTTGTTTCCCTCGTTACCCGCCTGGACCTTAGCAAGTACGTAGACTTCTATCAATATAAAGAACGGGACAGGGAACTGATCACGCCTGTACGCAAAATACAGCATGCGGAAGTGAGCAAGTTCCTGAACAAAAATTCTCCTTTCGCCGGTATCTGGGAAAACATCATGCATGAAAATGAAGATGGCCTGCCCATGGAAACCATGGAGCTGATCGTGGAATACCTGCATCCCAAGATCGTAAAGCTCTTCCCCATACTGATGGAACACCGCCTGGTGTTCCTGCTGAGAGAAGGGCAACCGTTTAAGACCAAGAACCTGCAACCATTGCTGGTAGCAGATGAGCCGCTGCAGCCTTACTTCAAGGCAGACCCTGTGAATGATCATGTGGAAGTGACTGCCTGGGTAGATATTGAAGGAGAGCCCGTGAACGTGTTTGCCAACCAATGGGCCAGCCCTATGCTGTTCCTTTACAACGGCACCATTTTCCATTTCAAGCGTCCGCAGGATAGTATCAACATTATGCGTTATCAGCAGATGAATGCATTAAAGGTACCCTCTGCAGAATGGCAGGACTTCCTGAAAGATGTGATGCTGCCCCTTGGCAAAGATTACGCCGTACAGTTTGATGCTACCCTGCTCGCAGAAGTAGATGATATCATACCTGAAACACGTGTGTACCTCAAAGAAATGGGCGAAACATTCGTGATCCAGCCGGGCTTCTCCTATGCCGGGCATGAAGTGGAATGGAATGAGGAAAGCCGTATCACCGTGCAGGAAGCCAACAAGGTACTTGTTATTCACCGGAACAAGGAAGTGGAGAATGCTTTTGTGGCGAAGCTCCGCACCCTGCATACCAACTTTAATCATCTCAGTAACTATAACTACTTTTTCCTGCGTTCCAAAGAAGCGCTGAAGAACAACTGGTTCTTCCTTTTCTTTGATGCGCTCAAGGAAATGGATGTTCGGGTATTCGGTTTCGAACAACTCCGCAACTTCCGCTTCAATCCGCAAAAACCCGTTACCAACCTGCAGATCAGCTCTGGCATAGATTGGTTCGATGCACAGGTGGAAGTATTGTATGGCGATCAGAAAGTAGGGATCCGCGATATCAAACGCGCATTGGCCAACAAGCAGAATTATGTGCAGCTGGCAGATGGTACCCTTGGTTTATTACCGGAAGAATGGTTGAAAAAATATTCCCTGCTCTTTAAGATCGGGGAAGAAAAAGATAAAGGTGCCGGCCTGAAGTTGAGTAAATACAACTTCTCCGTGATCGATGAATTATATGAATTCATTGATGATGATGCCATCCTTGCAGAGCTGGATGAAAAACGCCGCAAGCTGTTGCAGTTTGATGAGATCCGCAATGTGCCCTTACCGAAGAATGTAAATGCCAATCTCCGCCCCTACCAGGAAAGTGGTTTCCAGTGGCTCAATTACCTGGATGAAGTGAAGTGGGGAGGTATCCTGGCGGATGATATGGGTCTTGGTAAAACCGTACAGGCGCTTACCTTCATTCAACACTACAAGAATGAGAACGGCCAAAGCATGATGCTGGTGGTTTGCCCTACCACGCTGATCTATAACTGGGAGAATGAGATCAAGAAATTCACACCAGGCATCACTTACCATATCCATCATGGCCCTGCACGTATCCGCGCGGCGGAAGAACTACAGGCCTTTGATGTGGTCATTACCACTTATGGTACACTCCGGAGCGACATCCAGCTGCTCATGAAGATCCAGTTCGATTATGTGATCCTCGATGAATCGCAGGCTATCAAAAACCCGCAGTCCAAAGTGACCAAAGCAGCACAGTTGCTCAATACCCGCAATCGTATTGCATTGAGTGGTACACCCATGCAGAACAATACCTTTGATATCTATGCACAGATGAACTTCCTCAATCCGGGAATGCTGGGTAGTGTGGACTTCTTCAGAAATGAATTTGCCACCCCTATCGATAAGTTCCAGGATGAAGAAAGGAAAGAGCACCTGAAAAAACTCATTTATCCGTTCATTCTCCGCCGCACGAAAGAGCAGGTGGCCAAAGACCTGCCGGATAAGATCGAGACGGTGATCTTCTGTGAAATGGACCCTGAACAAAGGCATATTTACGATGCTTACCGTAACACCTATCGTTCCAAGATCCTGGGTGTAATAGAGGATCAGGGTATGGAGCGCAGCCAGCTCACCATCTTGCAGGGCCTTATGAAGCTGCGCCAGATCTGTGATTCGCCGGCCATCCTCAACGAAACAGAAAAGTATCCCAACCATTCCGTGAAGCTGCACGAGCTTACCCGTGAGATAGCGGAAAACAGCGGGCATCATAAAGTTTTAGTGTTCAGCCAGTTCCTGGGTATGCTGGGCCTCATCCGGGAAAGGATGACGCACATGAAGATCCCGTATGAATATTTTGATGGCAGCACCTCTACCGTAGATAGAGAAAAAGCAATTCAGAACTTCCAGAATAATGACGATTGCAGGGTATTCCTCATTTCCCTGAAAGCAGGTGGGGTGGGTCTTAACCTTACCGCCGCAGATTACGTGTACATTGTTGACCCATGGTGGAACCCCGCTGTGGAACAACAGGCGATTGACCGTACACACCGTATCGGGCAGACCAAAAACATCTTTGCTTACCGCATGATCTGTAAGGATACGGTAGAAGAAAAAATACTGGAATTGCAGGAACGTAAAAAATCCCTCGTAAAAGATATCATTGCAGATGATAACGGCTTTATCAAAAAGCTGTCTAAAGAAGATGTGCTCTACCTCTTCAGTTAA
- a CDS encoding response regulator transcription factor — MNASVLLIEDESQLAQIVKDSLEMRGFRMFIANDGNEGLRLYRQHKPDVIVLDIMMPNMDGFSLTAEIRKSDKQTPIIFLSAKSQTIDVVKGFELGGNDYLKKPFSMDELIVRIRSLLNRFQPTPVQQEQGEDNVTIGQYAFNYTKQTLSRNNHTEFLSHREAEVLWRLCKHRNQVMERKSILLDIWGDDNFFNARSMDVFITKLRRYLKEDPRIQIVNIRGIGYKLIS; from the coding sequence GTATTGTTGATAGAAGATGAATCGCAACTGGCACAGATCGTGAAAGACAGCCTGGAAATGCGGGGTTTCCGCATGTTCATCGCTAATGACGGTAATGAGGGCCTTCGCTTGTACCGGCAACATAAACCGGATGTTATTGTGCTGGACATTATGATGCCAAATATGGACGGCTTTTCGCTCACCGCAGAGATCAGGAAATCTGATAAACAAACCCCGATCATTTTCCTTTCTGCAAAATCGCAAACGATTGATGTGGTAAAAGGATTTGAATTGGGAGGCAACGATTATTTGAAAAAGCCTTTCAGCATGGATGAACTGATCGTAAGGATCAGGTCTTTGCTCAACCGCTTTCAGCCAACACCTGTACAGCAGGAACAGGGGGAAGATAATGTGACCATCGGCCAATACGCATTCAATTATACGAAACAAACCCTCTCCAGGAATAATCATACGGAATTCCTTTCTCACCGGGAAGCAGAAGTACTCTGGCGTTTATGTAAACACCGCAACCAGGTGATGGAGCGGAAATCTATCCTGCTGGATATATGGGGGGATGATAATTTCTTCAATGCCCGCAGCATGGATGTGTTCATCACCAAGCTACGCCGCTACCTGAAAGAAGATCCAAGGATACAGATCGTGAACATCCGCGGGATCGGCTATAAACTGATCTCTTAA